In Pygocentrus nattereri isolate fPygNat1 chromosome 30, fPygNat1.pri, whole genome shotgun sequence, the following proteins share a genomic window:
- the LOC108438159 gene encoding gap junction gamma-1 protein-like isoform X2, with product MSWSFLTRLLDEISDHSTFVGKIWLTLLIIFRIVLTVVGGETIYHDEQSKFVCNTAQPGCENVCYDAFAPLSHVRFWVFQIIMITTPSIMYLGFAMHKIARMNDDDYLPRKRRRTPLVHRGANRDYEEADEMGEEVPMITEEIEPPEKDKKATAESCSTPVKHDGRRRIQRDGLMKVYVLQLVSRVAFEVSFLFGQYILYGFEVAPSYVCTRSPCPHTVDCFVSRPTEKTIFLIIMYVVSMLCLLLTVLEILHLGVGGLRDTCREQAAQRRSLAGPPRTTALCHRLASAPPGYHTALKKDTASRLKGEFRDLGDSGRESLGDEVASRDLDRLRRHLKIAQQHLDQAYHNEEGGASRSSSPESNSTAAEQNRLNLAQEKNVSAAEKGVHS from the exons ATGAGTTGGAGCTTTCTAACACGCTTGTTAGACGAGATCTCTGACCATTCCACCTTTGTGGGGAAGATCTGGCTCACGCTCCTAATCATCTTCCGGATTGTTCTGACGGTGGTGGGTGGCGAAACCATCTACCACGATGAGCAGAGTAAATTCGTATGTAACACTGCGCAGCCTGGGTGTGAGAACGTGTGCTACGATGCCTTCGCACCACTCTCCCACGTTCGATTCTGGGTCTTCCAAATCATCATGATCACCACACCCTCCATCATGTATCTAGGCTTTGCCATGCACAAGATCGCTCGCATGAATGATGATGACTACCTGCCCCGGAAGCGCAGAAGGACTCCCTTGGTGCACCGCGGTGCCAACCGTGACTACGAAGAGGCAGATGAAATGGGTGAGGAGGTGCCCATGATTACAGAGGAGATCGAGCCACCTGAGAAGGACAAGAAG GCAACGGCTGAGTCCTGCAGCACCCCTGTGAAGCATGACGGGCGGCGACGCATCCAGAGAGACGGCCTGATGAAAGTGTATGTGTTGCAGCTGGTGTCACGTGTTGCCTTTGAAGTGTCATTCCTCTTCGGACAGTACATTTTATATGGCTTTGAGGTAGCTCCCTCGTACGTCTGCACCCGCAGCCCCTGCCCACACACCGTGGACTGCTTTGTCTCACGGCCCACAGAGAAGACCATCTTCTTAATCATCATGTACGTGGTCAGCATGCTCTGCCTGCTGCTGACCGTGCTGGAGATTCTGCATCTTGGCGTCGGTGGCCTGAGGGACACATGCCGCGAGCAAGCCGCCCAGAGGCGCTCCTTGGCTGGTCCTCCCCGCACCACTGCCCTGTGCCATCGGCTGGCCAGTGCCCCTCCGGGCTACCACACTGCCCTGAAGAAGGACACCGCAAGCAGGCTGAAGGGAGAGTTCCGTGACTTGGGTGACTCGGGACGTGAGTCACTGGGCGATGAGGTAGCCAGTCGGGATCTGGACCGTTTGCGGAGGCACCTGAAGATAGCGCAGCAGCACCTGGACCAGGCCTACCACAATGAAGAAGGTGGTGCATCGCGCAGCAGCAGCCCCGAGTCTAACAGCACAGCGGCGGAGCAGAACCGGCTCAACCTGGCCCAGGAGAAGAATGTCAGTGCTGCGGAGAAAG GGGTCCATTCTTGA
- the LOC108438159 gene encoding gap junction gamma-1 protein-like isoform X1, which yields MSWSFLTRLLDEISDHSTFVGKIWLTLLIIFRIVLTVVGGETIYHDEQSKFVCNTAQPGCENVCYDAFAPLSHVRFWVFQIIMITTPSIMYLGFAMHKIARMNDDDYLPRKRRRTPLVHRGANRDYEEADEMGEEVPMITEEIEPPEKDKKGYPTAVVEGQCHSLATAESCSTPVKHDGRRRIQRDGLMKVYVLQLVSRVAFEVSFLFGQYILYGFEVAPSYVCTRSPCPHTVDCFVSRPTEKTIFLIIMYVVSMLCLLLTVLEILHLGVGGLRDTCREQAAQRRSLAGPPRTTALCHRLASAPPGYHTALKKDTASRLKGEFRDLGDSGRESLGDEVASRDLDRLRRHLKIAQQHLDQAYHNEEGGASRSSSPESNSTAAEQNRLNLAQEKNVSAAEKGVHS from the exons ATGAGTTGGAGCTTTCTAACACGCTTGTTAGACGAGATCTCTGACCATTCCACCTTTGTGGGGAAGATCTGGCTCACGCTCCTAATCATCTTCCGGATTGTTCTGACGGTGGTGGGTGGCGAAACCATCTACCACGATGAGCAGAGTAAATTCGTATGTAACACTGCGCAGCCTGGGTGTGAGAACGTGTGCTACGATGCCTTCGCACCACTCTCCCACGTTCGATTCTGGGTCTTCCAAATCATCATGATCACCACACCCTCCATCATGTATCTAGGCTTTGCCATGCACAAGATCGCTCGCATGAATGATGATGACTACCTGCCCCGGAAGCGCAGAAGGACTCCCTTGGTGCACCGCGGTGCCAACCGTGACTACGAAGAGGCAGATGAAATGGGTGAGGAGGTGCCCATGATTACAGAGGAGATCGAGCCACCTGAGAAGGACAAGAAG GGGTATCCAACTGCAGTTGTGGAGGGCCAGTGTCACAGTTTG GCAACGGCTGAGTCCTGCAGCACCCCTGTGAAGCATGACGGGCGGCGACGCATCCAGAGAGACGGCCTGATGAAAGTGTATGTGTTGCAGCTGGTGTCACGTGTTGCCTTTGAAGTGTCATTCCTCTTCGGACAGTACATTTTATATGGCTTTGAGGTAGCTCCCTCGTACGTCTGCACCCGCAGCCCCTGCCCACACACCGTGGACTGCTTTGTCTCACGGCCCACAGAGAAGACCATCTTCTTAATCATCATGTACGTGGTCAGCATGCTCTGCCTGCTGCTGACCGTGCTGGAGATTCTGCATCTTGGCGTCGGTGGCCTGAGGGACACATGCCGCGAGCAAGCCGCCCAGAGGCGCTCCTTGGCTGGTCCTCCCCGCACCACTGCCCTGTGCCATCGGCTGGCCAGTGCCCCTCCGGGCTACCACACTGCCCTGAAGAAGGACACCGCAAGCAGGCTGAAGGGAGAGTTCCGTGACTTGGGTGACTCGGGACGTGAGTCACTGGGCGATGAGGTAGCCAGTCGGGATCTGGACCGTTTGCGGAGGCACCTGAAGATAGCGCAGCAGCACCTGGACCAGGCCTACCACAATGAAGAAGGTGGTGCATCGCGCAGCAGCAGCCCCGAGTCTAACAGCACAGCGGCGGAGCAGAACCGGCTCAACCTGGCCCAGGAGAAGAATGTCAGTGCTGCGGAGAAAG GGGTCCATTCTTGA